The genomic DNA AGTGATTTGGCATTTGAAGAATTTTACGGACAAAAAGCAACAAAAAAACGTAAATTATACAATGGTGCATTGCGCACAGATCTGTTCCAATATTGGGGAACTCGTCCACCAAGAAAAGAACGGACTGAAAACGAATAACTAGGATATAAGTATGGACACCTAAAAAACATGGTTGGGACTTTAAGACCTTTGACCCTATGATTTTTGGAGGAATTGAAAATGAATGAACAAGCAAAAAAGTATTGGAAAGAATTTTGGCAAGGTGAACTCCCTCCAACAAATGTTACTGCAGAGCAGTGGGGTTGGGAAGGAACACCGATGGCAGATGAGTTGGCAGACTTGATTTTAAAGGGGATCAAAACGGCGTCATGTTCATCATACGATGAATGCCTGTATTACGATGAAGACCCTTTGTCTAAAATCGGAAGTTATACCATTGTTTTAAATAGTAAAGACGAACCTGTAGGCATCATAAAATATACAGATATGACGATAATGCCGATGAATGAAGTAACAGAAGAAATTGCCCGTGCTGAGGGTGAGGGTGATTTGAGCTATGATTACTGGTATAAAGTTCATAAAAAATTTTTTAGGGAATTAATGCCCCAAATTGGAAAAGAATTTTATGAAGAGATGCCCCTTGCTGTTGAACGGTTTGAATTAATCAACGCAAAGGAAATGTAGTAAATGTAAGTGAGCGATAACTATTGGATAAATGATAACTAGGATAAGTTGGAGGATTTTTGGATGAATGAAAAGGAATTTTTGAAAGAAGTCAAAGAAATCGATTTAATGAGTCAAGCGTTAACAGTATTGGACTGGGATATCCAAACAGGTATGCCAGAAAAATCAAGTGAAGAACGCAGTGAAGTCAACAGTTATTTATATGGGCTATATTTCTCAAAAAAAGTCGGACCGAAAATCGCAGAAGCAATCGAATACTTCTCTGCGCACCCTGACGAGTTGTCTGAAGTCGGAAAAACGGTTTTTGAGAAAGTCAAAGAAGACTATGAATTAGAGCATAAAGTACCGGAAGAATTGATGATTGCATTAACTTCTGCGACTTCTAAAGCCCACACAAAATGGCAAGAATCGCGTGAATCAAACCAATTTGCTGATTTTGAATCCGCGTTATCTGAGAACATCAAGATCACAAAACAGTTGATCCCATATTGGCGTAAAGAGGAGAAAACAGACTATGATGTGCTGTTGAATCAATATGAGCCAGGAATGACTGTAGAGATCTTAGACCAAGTATTTGACCAAGTCAAAGAAGGTATTATATCCATCCGTCAAGCCTTAGTCGAAAAAGGAACAGCACCCGAAACGGATTTTCTTTCACGTAAAATGACGAAGGAACAACAAAAACGCTTTGTAGTCGGTGTGATCAAACAGTTAGGCTATGATTTTTCTAGAGGTCGCTTAGATGACACGATCCATCCATTTATGATCGGGATCAACCGTAATGATGTCCGCATCACGACACGTTGGAATGAAGAGGACTTCAAAATGGCAACGTTTGGAGTGATCCATGAAGCCGGACACGGGATGTATGAACAAAATATTGATGAAAAATATACGTATACACCAGTAGGCGAAGGCACATCAATGGGCATCCATGAGTCGCAATCACTTTTCAATGAAATCATTGTCGGCAGCAACCGCAGTTTCTGGGAAAAGCAGTACCCATTCTTCCAAGAGTGTGCTGAAGGAACCTTTGATGATATTTCTTTTGATGATTTCTATCGTTCATTACAGTATACAAAAGCAAGCTTGATTCGGATCGAAGCAGACAGTTTGACGTATCCATTACACATCATTATACGTTATGAGATCGAAAAAATGATGTTCAATGAAGGGTTAGAAGTTGAGAAATTACCAGAAGTATGGAACCAAAAATATGAAGAGTATTTAGGTATCCGTCCAACAAACGATTTAGAAGGGATCTTGCAAGATGTCCATTGGTCAGGTGCAAGTTTTGGTTACTTCCCATCTTATGCGTTAGGATTCATGTATGCTGCACAATTATTACATGCAATGAAAAAAGATATCGCTGTTGATGAGATTTTAGCTTCTGATGATTACTCACCGATCAAAGAGTGGATGACAGAAAAAATCCATCAGTACGGCGCATCAAGAAAACCAAATCAATTGATCCAAGATGCGACAGGAGAAGCATTGAATCCGCAGTACTTGATCGATTTTATGCGAAAACTTTACTTTAGCGTTTATGGTGTTGAAGAAGTCTAAAAAATTCTCTAATAGAAGGTGAAAGCGGCAGTGGATAAATTAAGTGAAATTGCTAACTACAGCATGGCACAATTGTCTTTGGATCGTTCAGGACATGGTGTGGACCATACGAATCGAGTAGTCGAACTTTCTCGACAAGTCCTTGAGACACTACCGCAAGCCGATTCTTTTATCACGCTGGCAGCGGCATATCTACACGATACGATCGATGATAAAGTGGTCGAAGATGAAGAGCAAGCGAAAGAAGGACTCAGAGTCTTTTTGGCAAACATCGGAGTGGCAGAATCAGAGATTCATCAAATCTTTCATATCATCGAAAATATGTCTTTTTCAAAAAGTTTGTCTGATAACGTCGAATTGTCCTTAGAAGGCAAGATCGTACAGGATGCAGATCGTTTAGAGGCGTTAGGTGCGATGGGTATCTTACGTACAGCATATTATGGAGGACATAAGGGGCATCCGATTTTTGACCCAGTTATCCAGCCAATCAATTATACGAACAAACAAGAGTATCGTAAAGGTTCGACAGTCATCAATCATTTTTATGAAAAATTGTTGTTACTGCCAGATCAAATGAATACGGAATTTGCGAAGCAAGAAGCAAAACGACGTGAAGCGTTCATGCGTGAATTTCTAGAGGAGTTCTACAAAGAATGGTTTGTGGGCGAGGATTCACTTGATGCACAAACCTGGCGTAACCGATAATTAAATCAAAAGACATGTCTTGACCATTCGTCCTCTTGCGTCATCTAAAATCAAATAGACGGCGGGAACAGAAGGAAGTTCTTCGTAAAATAAGGCGTCATCCACAAAAAGTTGAAAAACAATTTTCGTGGATAACGCCTTATTTTTTGAGGCTAAACACGTCTGTCTCGACCTCATCTTTCTATTTGTTTTTTTTTCGAATTTGCTTGATCCTTAACAAAGCTCGGAAGATATTCAACAAAAATAATAAAGTAGCAATACCAATCGGTACCCAGATCAAATAGACAGAATAGCCAAGTTCTGCAGAAAGTTCTGCACTTGAAGTATGTGAAAGCTCAGAGAGTGCTTGTTGCCATGTCTGTAGGTTGAAAACAAGCATAAAGCCTGCGATGATCAATAGAATAAAGCCTAAGTAATGGATCGATGTCCGCTTACGAATCAATGCAAAGACTAAATACAGAATAAGTAAAAATGCTGGAACACCAAATACAAAATAAATATTAAGCAAAATGAATCGCCTCCTCATAATAATCATACTTCAATTGATAGGAATTTAAAAATAATTTAGTCATTACTTGCATTCTTTTCACCAATATTGCTAAGATAACTGTATTCAAAGGAGGTCTTTTTGTTTTATGGCAAGTTATATCGAGCCGATTCGTTTTGCGTTGATTGTCTTTCCTTTTCTCGCATTGGCGATTTCTGCTATCTTTTTTATTTATGAATACCGAAAGTATGGAACGTTTCTCCTAACTAGAGCGGTCATTTTATATTCATTTGTCTTTTATCTATTATGTGCTTACTTTTTAGTGATTTTACCTTTACCTACTAAGGAAGCTGTTGCGCAAATGACAGGTCCAAAAATGGAATTACACCTATTTGCGTCTTGGGAGAACTTCAGAGCGAATACAGTCCTCGTCTTGTCCGATCCGAGTACCTATTTACCTGCGATGCGACAAAGTGTTTTTTTAGAGCCATTATTCAATGTCTTTTTACTTTTACCGTTTGGCATCTATTTAAGGTATTATTTCCGACTGTCCTTTGTCAAAACGGTCTTTGCAAGTTTCTGCCTCTCTCTATTTTTTGAGTTGACACAATTAACAGGTCTTTACTTTATCTATCCACGTCCGTATCGATTATTCGATGTCAATGATTTACTAACGAATACATTTGGCGGAATGCTTGGCTATCTTGTGACGCCAATCTTTACGTTTATGTTGCCAACAAGAGCGAGAATGGATGAAGTATCGTATGAAAAAGGCAAGACAGTCTCTTTGACACGCCGTCTGCTTGCCTATTTGATCGATTGGTTTTTCTTATCTATTTGTTCGTCGATCATCGGATTGGTAGCCGGATTATCGTTTGGAAG from Enterococcus mundtii includes the following:
- a CDS encoding ASCH domain-containing protein, with amino-acid sequence MNEQAKKYWKEFWQGELPPTNVTAEQWGWEGTPMADELADLILKGIKTASCSSYDECLYYDEDPLSKIGSYTIVLNSKDEPVGIIKYTDMTIMPMNEVTEEIARAEGEGDLSYDYWYKVHKKFFRELMPQIGKEFYEEMPLAVERFELINAKEM
- a CDS encoding carboxypeptidase M32; its protein translation is MNEKEFLKEVKEIDLMSQALTVLDWDIQTGMPEKSSEERSEVNSYLYGLYFSKKVGPKIAEAIEYFSAHPDELSEVGKTVFEKVKEDYELEHKVPEELMIALTSATSKAHTKWQESRESNQFADFESALSENIKITKQLIPYWRKEEKTDYDVLLNQYEPGMTVEILDQVFDQVKEGIISIRQALVEKGTAPETDFLSRKMTKEQQKRFVVGVIKQLGYDFSRGRLDDTIHPFMIGINRNDVRITTRWNEEDFKMATFGVIHEAGHGMYEQNIDEKYTYTPVGEGTSMGIHESQSLFNEIIVGSNRSFWEKQYPFFQECAEGTFDDISFDDFYRSLQYTKASLIRIEADSLTYPLHIIIRYEIEKMMFNEGLEVEKLPEVWNQKYEEYLGIRPTNDLEGILQDVHWSGASFGYFPSYALGFMYAAQLLHAMKKDIAVDEILASDDYSPIKEWMTEKIHQYGASRKPNQLIQDATGEALNPQYLIDFMRKLYFSVYGVEEV
- a CDS encoding HD domain-containing protein, which produces MDKLSEIANYSMAQLSLDRSGHGVDHTNRVVELSRQVLETLPQADSFITLAAAYLHDTIDDKVVEDEEQAKEGLRVFLANIGVAESEIHQIFHIIENMSFSKSLSDNVELSLEGKIVQDADRLEALGAMGILRTAYYGGHKGHPIFDPVIQPINYTNKQEYRKGSTVINHFYEKLLLLPDQMNTEFAKQEAKRREAFMREFLEEFYKEWFVGEDSLDAQTWRNR
- a CDS encoding VanZ family protein; amino-acid sequence: MASYIEPIRFALIVFPFLALAISAIFFIYEYRKYGTFLLTRAVILYSFVFYLLCAYFLVILPLPTKEAVAQMTGPKMELHLFASWENFRANTVLVLSDPSTYLPAMRQSVFLEPLFNVFLLLPFGIYLRYYFRLSFVKTVFASFCLSLFFELTQLTGLYFIYPRPYRLFDVNDLLTNTFGGMLGYLVTPIFTFMLPTRARMDEVSYEKGKTVSLTRRLLAYLIDWFFLSICSSIIGLVAGLSFGSSEFTSYSWWLFVQVFLYFMILPFLTNGRTLGKKIVRIKLVEDGRERIRFRALFIRYAYLYFLFYGLGWLSQLVGPVINQATGVTQMSAVFIFLCTLVAQFIFGLNLFLSFIRKKRVLFYEKASHTYTISTIKDRKA